One stretch of Streptomyces sp. 135 DNA includes these proteins:
- a CDS encoding serine hydrolase domain-containing protein: protein MKSPFRAALATALALALTGAAAVPALALAHTHTPSASATPAPTVDPSTRPNGEALRKAIEGLPNDDATAALVRVGGKHGTWRGSSGVHDLVTHRRADPHGRFRAGSTTKIVTATVALQLAAEGTLDLDKPLQHYMPDLFPRPADKEKKFLPIPVRSLLDYTSGLKTGDGFDDEYAHRYDTLDPRTVVASAIAEGPQHDPGKEQHYRNIGYTVLGLLIERVTRDSYADQARERIFEPLRMRDTYFPGTDPRIRGPHNRGYQKMERPDGTTRLVDVTEWNQFDRFAAGDMISSTADLETFTQALFGGKLLPPAQLKEMLTRPRLAPGVPEATFGAGLQYMKVNGKKVWLKTGARYGYTNMIAATEDGSRTLVYSVNATDAKGEGMNPVAERIAGAALS, encoded by the coding sequence ATGAAGTCCCCCTTCCGCGCCGCCCTCGCCACCGCCCTGGCCCTCGCCCTCACCGGCGCCGCGGCCGTCCCCGCGCTCGCCCTCGCCCACACGCACACCCCGAGCGCCTCCGCGACACCCGCCCCGACGGTGGACCCCTCCACCAGACCGAACGGAGAGGCCCTGCGCAAGGCGATCGAAGGCCTGCCCAATGACGACGCGACCGCCGCCCTCGTCCGCGTGGGCGGCAAGCACGGCACGTGGCGCGGCAGTTCCGGCGTACACGACCTGGTGACACACCGCAGAGCCGACCCGCACGGCCGCTTCCGCGCCGGGTCCACGACCAAGATCGTGACGGCGACGGTGGCGCTGCAACTGGCCGCCGAGGGCACGCTCGACCTCGACAAGCCGCTCCAGCACTACATGCCGGACCTGTTCCCGCGCCCGGCGGACAAGGAGAAGAAGTTCCTGCCCATCCCCGTCCGCAGCCTCCTCGACTACACCAGCGGCCTGAAGACCGGCGACGGCTTCGACGACGAATACGCCCACCGCTACGACACGTTGGACCCGCGGACCGTCGTCGCCTCCGCCATCGCCGAGGGCCCCCAGCACGACCCGGGCAAGGAGCAGCACTACCGCAACATCGGCTACACCGTCCTCGGTCTGCTGATCGAGCGGGTCACCCGGGACTCGTACGCCGACCAGGCCCGCGAGCGGATCTTCGAGCCGCTCCGCATGCGCGACACGTACTTCCCCGGTACCGACCCTCGCATCCGCGGCCCCCACAACCGCGGCTACCAGAAGATGGAGCGGCCGGATGGAACGACCCGGCTGGTCGACGTCACCGAGTGGAACCAGTTCGACCGCTTCGCGGCGGGCGACATGATCTCCAGCACGGCCGATCTGGAGACCTTCACGCAGGCACTGTTCGGCGGGAAGCTCCTGCCGCCGGCGCAGTTGAAGGAGATGCTCACGCGGCCCCGCCTCGCACCGGGCGTGCCCGAGGCGACGTTCGGCGCGGGACTCCAGTACATGAAGGTCAACGGCAAGAAGGTGTGGCTCAAGACCGGCGCCCGCTACGGCTACACGAACATGATCGCCGCCACGGAGGACGGCTCCCGTACGCTCGTGTACTCGGTCAACGCGACCGACGCGAAGGGCGAGGGCATGAACCCGGTGGCCGAGCGCATCGCGGGGGCCGCGCTGAGCTGA